TCTTGTTCTCCTGCTTTTTCAGAAGCTTGCTCTCGTTGTTTCTCCAGCACTAGTTCTTCCTCAGAAAAACTTTTGGATTTCTGTTCGGCAGCTATGGACAGCTGGCTAGTAAATGTTGAAAATACCATGAGGAACGCTAAAATTACTGCTGAGAGTTTTCTTACGGTAACCTTCTTTTTGCTTCGCAAATTCTTGCACCCCCTGATCATTTGATTACCGAAGAAATACTGCATAATTTTGTAAAAACCTTTTTATTTATTGAATATTTATACTATTCAGATAAAAATGAATACAAAGTATTACTAAATTTGTAATAAACAGGAAATAAGTAACAGGTGAAAAATATGAAAAAAAGACCATGAGGATGGTCTCTGTATTAGCCTTATTCAAATATAGGAATGACTTTGCCGTTACACGCTTTTTCATAAAATTCGATTGGTCCGGCTTGATCGATGATAATTTCTTTATAACCCTTTCTCAACATATCTTCCAGGCAGACATGCAGCAATGACTCTCCAATCCTTTTAGCTCTTTTGTTTTTCGCGACGCCCATAGGTCCAAAATAACCCGGTTGTTGTATGTCAAAAGCTGCAAAGCCAATTATATCCCCTGATCGATCTTCAGCGATAAAAATGGACGGAAGATTACGCACAAGTGCCTGTTTGATTGTCTCAATCCAACGAGTGCCAAACTCATCTTTTATGAACAGGATCAGCCTCTCAGCATCTTCATGGCGAACCATTCTAATATTCTTGTAAAGCTGCTTCTGTACACTGTATCCTGATAAATCCAATTGCATATCCCGCGATACTGTTCCCAGACTCAGAAAGGTGTTTTGCTGTTCCGGAGTCAACATTCTATCAGTTTGTCCAGTTATAATTAAAGCCTTCAGGACATGTCCTTCATTTAGGAAAACCTGATTGTAGTTCCTCATATAGTTTATTGCTTGATCAATCACTAGTTTCGTTGATTGACAAACTGGAGTTTTAATTGGTTCACAGAAACCGAAAGGAAGACTTTCAAGAATCGGATGACATGAATCCTTCAAAGAATCAATATCGATGCCACTTTTTTGTATTGCCTCCTTTATAGGGTAAGACCCATCATCCAAGCATCCAATCAAAAGATGCTCAGGTGTCAAGCATGGACTTTTGTCATATTTACATGCATGTTCTGCTATGCCAAAAACTTTTGACATTTGCTTTGTAAGTTTTACTTCATTTAACTCCAATCAAACCCACCTTAACAATTTTATAGAGTTTGTGAGATTTATGAGGCTAGATAGGGTCAATCTACGCACTGATTTTCATTTGCTCTTCTTTTCTCTTCATTGTTGTAAGGCTGTGAAGTGCCATACCTAGCATGACGAAGATAATGCCGACCCAGGATAATGTTGATGGAAGTGGGGTTGCCAGGATTAAAAATTCGCCTCCCAATGCAAAAAGAACTTCCATGGCCTGGGTTGCTTCTACTGCAGCGAGTTTCTGCATATTGCCTCTCACTAAATCTGTCGCCTTGAAGAATAAAACAGTCGCAATCACCCCTGAGGTAATGGCTACTAAAAGGGACTGGAAGCTTTGGTTCGTGGTTGGAGGACCCACCGTCAACAGACCATATAAAGATAAGAGAAGCCAAAAAGGCAGACTGGCAAGAGTCATTCCCAGGACGCGTTGATATGCGTCAAGATTTCCATTTGTAACTTCCATCATTTTTCTGTTTCCCAGAGGATAAGCGAAAGATGCGATCAAGACTGGGATGACCCCAAGTACAACCATCTTAAAGGGTAAATGTCTAGCATGTTCTAATTGTATTAGCAAGATTCCTGCTAAAATGATCACTGACATTCCGAGTCCCTTGAAGGGTATTTTAGCCCTCACTGTTACTAAACCTTCTTTTGTCATCGTCCTTTCATAAAACAAGGGACTGAGCAAAGCACCGGAAATAATTGTGATTTGCCAAGTCGCTGCAATCAGCCACCCTGGTGAAAAGGCTGCAGCATATGTAAGTGGTGCATAAAACAAGACAAAGCCAACAAAGCTCCAAAGAAACCAAGGGAAAGGATTTTGTTTGATGCTATGAATTACCGGCTTTGTATTTCCCCTTGCAGCCACAATGGCCAATAAGAAGGGAACCATGAATAGGTATCTAAGGGAGGCGCTCCATATCCAGCTTCCACCAGATAACTCCATCGATTGATTCAAAATAAAGGTGAACGCAAAAAAGAAGGCTGCTAAAATGCCTATTAAAATCGGTCCCATCCACTTACTCCCCCTTAAAAACAAGAAAACCTGCATACTTGATGTTTTACAATCAGAAAGTTCAATAGTACAAGTTAATAAGCATTAATATACCATAACAACGGTTTAGAAATCACCAAGTTTTTCCACAAAATCAAGAGATGGAGATTAATGTTTATGACTCAAAATTGTTTAAATTTTAGTAATAAAAAACACCTGGAATGCCAGGTGTCATGATCTTATTGTTCATACTGTATTTCGTTTGGTTTTTCATAAGTTACATATGTGCCTGCGATGAAATCATGGATTGCTCTTTTATCCTGTCGAAGCCCTACCATGAAAGCACTGACAATAGCAGCAAGACCTAAAGTAAGAACATAAACTAGTCCGCCGACGAGAGTTCTCAAAAGCATCGTGCCGAAACCTATTTTCTCCCCGTTTACTTTCGCGATTCTTACACCAACGATTTTCTTGCCGACTGTATATCCGGACCACACTACTGGAACAAGCACAGAGTAGAGCAGGTTCACTGAGGAAGTAAAAGCATTGTCTTCAGTGTTACCTGTTATTAAATAACTGATAATTGCAAGTGGAACTCCGATGATTAATCCGTCTAAAATTGCTGCACCCAGTCTTACCCAAAAACCAGCTGGTCTGTTCATTGAATTTTCCTCCTAGTTGTCTCTAATTTATTTTAATAAATCTGCGATTTCCTGCTCACCTGATTGCAAGGCATGCATTCTCGCAGTCATACCCGAATAATCTCTTAGCTGTGTGTCTGCCCCCAAGTCTATCATCAGTTTGACCGTGTCGATTTCGCCACTGAATACTGAATAAATCAATGCTGTATACCCAGAGCTCATTTCTTGGTAGTTAGGATCACCGCCAGCTTCATGCAGCATTTTGACCATTGAAGCATTCCCTGTTTGGGCAGCAGTCATAAATGGTGTCATGCCATAATCCGATTCGAAATTAGGATCCGCCTTAAGATTCAACAGCAATTGAACCATGTCGGTATTCATATCCATAACAGCCCAGTCCAATGCTGTGTATCCATTATAGTCTAATTGTTCAATATCTTCCCCATTCTCTATTAAACTATCAACCTTCTTCGCATTCCCACTGATGACTGCTTCGATTAATGGAGAAACTTCTATATCTTCTTCATAATACTCTTCATCTGCAAAGATAGATGAATTCACCTCATCATAGACCATGTATCCGCCAACCAAAACCAAACCTGTAAGTATTATGGAAGCAGCTACAAGTGCTACAAGCCCTATTGATTTTTTGGAAGGTACTATGGTTGAACCTTCTCCAAAAAAGATGCTGATTTCATTTATTCTTTTTGGAAGCGGCGGATGTGTTGATAAGATTTCTGCCAGCCAGACCACAAACCCTTTTTCTTTATTGATCTGGGCAAGAAATTCTGTATTATTCACCCTTCTATATAAGGTTTTCCCAATCGCCAGCATGGTAAGTCCGTTTTTCGCCGCTGCAGGATTACCTGTATAGAAGGCCGCATAGCGATCACATGTATATTCACAAGCGCGCAGGTACATTTCTGCAATACCCGGAATCCACATAGAAGGAAGGATGAACATCATTTTGCCGAAATGATTTCGTTTGATATGAGCCAATTCATGTGCCAGGACAAACTGGAGTTCCTCTTCAGCATTTTGTTCGATAAGGTCGAAAATTTCGGAGTAGACAACAACCATATCCCTTCCGAAAAAGCGTGTCGCAAAAGCATTCATTACTCCGCCTGATTGCATCACGTAAATATCAGGTATGGATTTAATTTCCATTTTTACACATAAATCTTTGACCGTCGAATGGATTAACGGAAATTGATTGTCTCCTATTTTCACCGCATTCAGCCGTATCTGGCCAATCATCAAAGCATGAAGCACCAATGAAATCATCAAGAATCCTGCAATGATAAATATTCCCACGATGGATATTGCAAACAAAATGTAAGAAGCAATACTAATACTTAATACAATCCAGAAATATTTATTCTCATTTTTATGTACCAGGTTTTTCTCAGTGAAATTTTTTTCTGTCATTCTCAATTTCTCCTTAATCACAATTAAATAGATTATAGGAGATTTTTATAAATTGGCATAGATGTTTTTAATTGGAATGGCTGGATTAAATTAGACTGTTGATTTTCGTTCCAGGCGCTTCGCTTTCCGCTAGGCTGGCGGTGAGCCTCCTCGGAGCAAGCTCCTGCGGGGTCTCACCTGTCCAGCTGAGCCCGCAGGACATTGATTATCTTCCAAGAATCAGCCCACGCACGAGGGAAATGCATTAGCATTTTCGGAGGAGTCTGCGCGCCTTCCACTTCAATCAACAGGACTTAATCACAACAATAAGCTTTAACAAAGGAATTTTGATTAGTACCATTTTTCTATTGAATTTTATCAATCCCTACTACAAAAGCTTTTTCACAGCTTTTTCTGTGTCAGTCTTTCTGTTTTGATATTGATCAATCAATTCGTTGAGTCGATGAAGCTGAAAAGCGTAGTCATAAATGGCTGACCCGATGATGATGAGTCGCAATCGGTCATTCCGTTCAATTGAGGTGTCCTCTAGGATTGATTCAAGGAATAGCC
This portion of the Mesobacillus sp. S13 genome encodes:
- a CDS encoding GNAT family N-acetyltransferase, with the translated sequence MELNEVKLTKQMSKVFGIAEHACKYDKSPCLTPEHLLIGCLDDGSYPIKEAIQKSGIDIDSLKDSCHPILESLPFGFCEPIKTPVCQSTKLVIDQAINYMRNYNQVFLNEGHVLKALIITGQTDRMLTPEQQNTFLSLGTVSRDMQLDLSGYSVQKQLYKNIRMVRHEDAERLILFIKDEFGTRWIETIKQALVRNLPSIFIAEDRSGDIIGFAAFDIQQPGYFGPMGVAKNKRAKRIGESLLHVCLEDMLRKGYKEIIIDQAGPIEFYEKACNGKVIPIFE
- a CDS encoding multidrug resistance efflux transporter family protein — protein: MGPILIGILAAFFFAFTFILNQSMELSGGSWIWSASLRYLFMVPFLLAIVAARGNTKPVIHSIKQNPFPWFLWSFVGFVLFYAPLTYAAAFSPGWLIAATWQITIISGALLSPLFYERTMTKEGLVTVRAKIPFKGLGMSVIILAGILLIQLEHARHLPFKMVVLGVIPVLIASFAYPLGNRKMMEVTNGNLDAYQRVLGMTLASLPFWLLLSLYGLLTVGPPTTNQSFQSLLVAITSGVIATVLFFKATDLVRGNMQKLAAVEATQAMEVLFALGGEFLILATPLPSTLSWVGIIFVMLGMALHSLTTMKRKEEQMKISA
- a CDS encoding RDD family protein → MNRPAGFWVRLGAAILDGLIIGVPLAIISYLITGNTEDNAFTSSVNLLYSVLVPVVWSGYTVGKKIVGVRIAKVNGEKIGFGTMLLRTLVGGLVYVLTLGLAAIVSAFMVGLRQDKRAIHDFIAGTYVTYEKPNEIQYEQ
- a CDS encoding M48 family metallopeptidase produces the protein MTEKNFTEKNLVHKNENKYFWIVLSISIASYILFAISIVGIFIIAGFLMISLVLHALMIGQIRLNAVKIGDNQFPLIHSTVKDLCVKMEIKSIPDIYVMQSGGVMNAFATRFFGRDMVVVYSEIFDLIEQNAEEELQFVLAHELAHIKRNHFGKMMFILPSMWIPGIAEMYLRACEYTCDRYAAFYTGNPAAAKNGLTMLAIGKTLYRRVNNTEFLAQINKEKGFVVWLAEILSTHPPLPKRINEISIFFGEGSTIVPSKKSIGLVALVAASIILTGLVLVGGYMVYDEVNSSIFADEEYYEEDIEVSPLIEAVISGNAKKVDSLIENGEDIEQLDYNGYTALDWAVMDMNTDMVQLLLNLKADPNFESDYGMTPFMTAAQTGNASMVKMLHEAGGDPNYQEMSSGYTALIYSVFSGEIDTVKLMIDLGADTQLRDYSGMTARMHALQSGEQEIADLLK